One Nocardia iowensis DNA window includes the following coding sequences:
- the fadD32 gene encoding long-chain-fatty-acid--AMP ligase FadD32, translating into MEETFDDYLDETGNIRIPEDHTLVDHVEKHTRNDANTLAYRYIDYSRERDGEAQELTWREFGIRLRAVAARLQQVTNPGDRVAILAPQGLDYVISFFAAIYAGTISVPLFDPDEPGHTDRLHAVLGDCEPAAILTASSSAAGVRQFFRALPAAQRPRIIAVDAIPDSVGEGWVRPDIAIDDIAYLQYTSGSTRTPAGVEITHRAVGTNLLQMVDAINLDWNSRGVTWLPLFHDMGLLTVILPAVGGKYITIMSPSAFVRRPYRWIKELAAQSDGAGTFAAAPNFAFEHAAARGLPKNGESLDLSNVIGLINGSEPVTTSSMKKFNEAFAPYGLPKTAIKPCYGMAEATLFVSATKAEDEAKVTYVDRHELNAGRMVKVEPGSENAIAQVSCGYVALSQWAVIVDPETVEADGGRELPDGRVGEIWLHGNNMGIGYWGRPDETAATFQNKVPHRLPEGSHAEGADHDANWMRTGDYGVYLDGELYITGRVKDLVIVDGRNHYPQDLEFSAQEASKALRPGFVAAFSVPANQLPALVFEQGSHSGLKFDADDASEQLVIVAERGPGAGKADPLPIADEVRAAVASRHGVTVRDVLLVPAGSIPRTSSGKIARRACKAAYLEGTLRGGYIQQAFPDAPEE; encoded by the coding sequence ATGGAAGAGACTTTCGACGACTACCTGGACGAGACCGGGAACATCCGAATTCCCGAGGATCACACCCTGGTCGATCACGTCGAGAAGCACACCCGGAACGACGCGAACACCCTGGCGTACCGCTACATCGATTACTCGCGTGAGCGTGATGGCGAGGCGCAGGAACTGACGTGGCGTGAGTTCGGCATTCGGCTGCGCGCGGTGGCCGCTCGACTGCAGCAGGTGACAAACCCGGGCGACCGGGTCGCGATCCTGGCCCCCCAGGGTCTGGATTACGTGATCTCCTTCTTCGCCGCGATCTACGCCGGCACCATCTCGGTGCCGCTGTTCGACCCGGACGAGCCAGGCCACACCGATCGCCTGCACGCCGTGCTCGGCGACTGCGAGCCCGCCGCCATCCTGACCGCCAGCTCCTCGGCGGCCGGTGTGCGTCAGTTCTTCCGTGCGCTGCCCGCCGCGCAGCGACCGCGCATCATCGCGGTCGACGCCATCCCGGACAGCGTCGGCGAAGGCTGGGTGCGCCCGGACATCGCGATCGATGACATCGCCTACCTGCAGTACACCTCGGGCTCGACCCGTACCCCGGCCGGTGTGGAGATCACCCACCGCGCGGTCGGCACCAACCTGCTGCAGATGGTGGACGCGATCAACCTGGACTGGAACTCGCGCGGCGTCACGTGGCTGCCGCTGTTCCACGACATGGGCCTGCTGACGGTGATCCTGCCCGCGGTCGGCGGCAAGTACATCACCATCATGTCGCCGAGTGCGTTCGTCCGCCGTCCGTACCGTTGGATCAAGGAACTCGCCGCGCAGTCCGACGGCGCCGGAACCTTCGCCGCAGCACCGAATTTCGCGTTCGAGCACGCCGCGGCGCGCGGCCTGCCGAAGAACGGCGAGTCGCTCGATCTGTCGAACGTGATCGGCCTGATCAACGGCAGCGAGCCGGTCACCACTTCCTCGATGAAGAAGTTCAACGAGGCGTTCGCGCCCTACGGCCTACCCAAGACCGCGATCAAGCCGTGCTACGGCATGGCCGAGGCGACGCTGTTCGTGTCCGCGACCAAGGCCGAGGACGAAGCCAAGGTCACCTACGTCGACCGGCACGAGCTGAACGCGGGCCGGATGGTCAAGGTCGAGCCCGGCTCGGAGAACGCCATCGCGCAGGTCTCCTGCGGTTACGTCGCGCTGTCGCAGTGGGCCGTGATCGTCGATCCGGAGACCGTCGAGGCCGACGGGGGCCGCGAGCTACCCGACGGCCGGGTCGGTGAGATCTGGCTGCACGGCAACAACATGGGCATCGGCTACTGGGGCAGGCCGGACGAAACCGCCGCGACCTTCCAGAACAAGGTGCCGCACCGGCTGCCCGAGGGCAGCCACGCCGAAGGCGCCGACCACGACGCCAACTGGATGCGCACCGGCGACTACGGCGTGTACCTCGACGGCGAGCTGTACATCACCGGGCGGGTGAAGGACCTGGTCATCGTCGACGGCCGCAACCATTACCCGCAGGATCTGGAGTTCTCCGCGCAGGAAGCCTCGAAGGCGCTACGCCCCGGCTTCGTCGCCGCGTTCTCGGTGCCCGCCAATCAGCTACCCGCGCTGGTGTTCGAACAGGGCAGCCATTCGGGACTGAAGTTCGACGCCGACGACGCCTCCGAGCAGCTGGTGATCGTGGCCGAGCGTGGGCCGGGTGCGGGCAAAGCCGATCCGCTACCCATCGCGGACGAGGTCCGCGCCGCCGTGGCCTCGCGCCACGGTGTCACCGTTCGAGACGTATTGCTGGTTCCCGCGGGTTCGATTCCGCGGACCTCCAGCGGCAAGATCGCCCGGCGGGCCTGCAAGGCCGCCTATCTGGAGGGAACGCTGCGGGGTGGTTACATCCAGCAGGCATTCCCCGATGCACCGGAAGAGTAA
- a CDS encoding cutinase family protein — protein sequence MGCLLLIGIPILIIVVVLLLWYLLAGLLRQPKPGPKPPKEPTSQSATCPDVQMISVPGTWESNSNDDPHNPTANPVSLMLNISNPVEQRFPKERLDVYTVPYVAQFSNPIAIPPDGQQSYNNSRSEGTQRMVDAMQARYRECPLTTYVIAGFSQGAVIAGDVASQIGAGKGPVPANKVLGVTLISDGRRTGDTGPGQPIQIGAVPPGVGAEVALKGLNVPGITMTGPRPGGFGELADRTYTICAQGDLICDAPREALSPWNIMGSVGALVRAAGNPVHALYNGFVVDENGTTSTQWTVNWANGLVESAPHPPHS from the coding sequence GTGGGATGTCTCCTGCTGATCGGGATCCCCATCCTGATCATCGTCGTGGTGCTGCTGCTGTGGTACCTGCTCGCCGGGCTGCTGCGCCAGCCGAAGCCGGGGCCGAAGCCGCCGAAGGAGCCGACCTCACAGTCGGCGACCTGTCCGGATGTGCAGATGATCTCGGTGCCCGGCACCTGGGAGTCCAACAGCAACGACGACCCGCACAATCCGACCGCGAACCCGGTATCGCTGATGCTCAACATCTCCAACCCGGTCGAGCAGCGGTTCCCGAAGGAACGGCTGGACGTGTACACCGTCCCGTACGTCGCGCAGTTCTCCAATCCGATCGCGATCCCGCCGGACGGTCAGCAGTCCTACAACAACAGCCGGTCCGAGGGCACACAGCGGATGGTCGACGCGATGCAGGCGCGATACCGCGAATGTCCGCTGACCACCTACGTGATCGCCGGGTTCTCCCAGGGCGCGGTGATCGCGGGCGATGTGGCCTCGCAGATCGGCGCGGGCAAGGGTCCGGTCCCGGCCAACAAGGTGCTCGGCGTGACGCTCATTTCGGATGGTCGGCGCACCGGGGATACGGGTCCGGGCCAGCCCATCCAGATCGGTGCGGTGCCACCGGGGGTCGGTGCCGAGGTCGCGCTGAAGGGCCTCAACGTGCCGGGCATCACCATGACCGGGCCGCGACCCGGCGGCTTCGGTGAACTGGCCGATCGCACCTACACCATCTGCGCGCAGGGCGACCTGATCTGCGACGCACCGCGAGAAGCGTTGAGCCCGTGGAACATCATGGGCAGCGTCGGCGCACTGGTGCGCGCGGCGGGCAATCCGGTGCACGCGCTGTACAACGGTTTCGTCGTCGACGAGAACGGGACCACCTCCACCCAGTGGACCGTCAACTGGGCGAACGGTCTCGTCGAATCCGCGCCGCATCCACCACATTCGTGA
- a CDS encoding alpha/beta hydrolase-fold protein, whose amino-acid sequence MLATALVIPLAAGVSPAVAQPAATPEAAAPATVQKVIWLTDRRVALWINSPSMATPIQVQLLLARDWNTRPDARFPVLYLLDGLRATDEESGWTKDAGAVDFFADKNVTVVLPIGGQSSFYSDWLQPDNGKNYKWETFLTKELPPLLEGAWRATDVRGMEGLSMGGTAAMFLAARNPGFAKYAASYSGFLTTTTIGMPQAIEFAMREAGGFDVGAMWGPPTSPEWAAHDPYTLAEKLKGVALYVSSGSGASGPFDQASSIPGVSTNYAGMGLEILSRLTSQNFVTKLGKLAIPAQVNYRPSGTHSWPYWDFEMRQSWTQAASALGTDPGKPACTASGQIATVAGANGWLGDCLTGEYPVAGGVAQDFRSGRVFFAQGGGAHPVGGMIGGGYQAALGPGGPLGLPTGDERGLPDGKGRMQTFQNGSLYWTPQTGAQVVRGAILDEWGKQGYEGGPAGYPIAPEVTTPNRDGAVQAFENGPFYYSAKTGVHRVQGMILGKYAEMGYENSWLGFPAAEEQPLKDLGRYSRFEGGNIYWSPLSGAWAVRNGPIMEAWQVLGYENGKLGYPISDEFPVPGGVQQNFQTGFIIVRDGKPEVHGL is encoded by the coding sequence GTGCTCGCGACCGCCCTGGTGATTCCATTGGCGGCGGGCGTTTCGCCCGCGGTCGCGCAGCCCGCCGCTACCCCGGAAGCCGCCGCCCCGGCGACTGTGCAGAAGGTGATCTGGCTGACCGATCGCCGGGTCGCGCTGTGGATCAACTCGCCGTCGATGGCCACGCCGATCCAGGTGCAGTTGCTGCTGGCCAGGGACTGGAACACCCGCCCCGACGCGCGCTTCCCGGTGCTGTACCTGCTCGACGGCCTGCGGGCCACCGATGAGGAGAGCGGCTGGACCAAGGACGCCGGTGCCGTCGATTTCTTCGCCGACAAGAACGTCACCGTCGTGCTGCCGATCGGCGGTCAGTCCAGCTTCTACTCCGACTGGCTACAACCGGACAACGGCAAGAACTACAAGTGGGAAACCTTCCTGACCAAGGAGTTGCCCCCGCTGCTCGAGGGTGCCTGGCGGGCAACGGATGTCCGTGGCATGGAAGGACTTTCGATGGGTGGCACGGCGGCCATGTTCCTGGCCGCGCGCAACCCCGGCTTCGCCAAATACGCCGCGTCCTACTCGGGCTTTCTCACCACCACCACCATCGGCATGCCGCAGGCCATCGAGTTCGCCATGCGCGAAGCGGGCGGTTTCGACGTCGGCGCCATGTGGGGCCCGCCGACCAGCCCGGAATGGGCCGCGCACGATCCGTACACGCTGGCCGAGAAGCTGAAGGGTGTCGCCCTCTACGTCTCCAGTGGCAGCGGCGCGAGCGGTCCGTTCGACCAGGCGTCGAGCATCCCCGGGGTCAGCACCAACTACGCGGGCATGGGGCTGGAGATCCTGTCCCGGCTCACCTCGCAGAACTTCGTCACCAAACTCGGCAAGCTGGCGATCCCGGCCCAGGTGAATTACCGCCCGTCCGGTACGCACTCCTGGCCGTACTGGGACTTCGAGATGCGTCAGTCCTGGACCCAGGCCGCGTCCGCGCTCGGCACCGACCCGGGCAAGCCCGCGTGCACCGCCTCGGGCCAGATCGCCACGGTGGCCGGCGCCAACGGCTGGCTCGGTGACTGTCTGACCGGCGAGTACCCGGTGGCCGGCGGGGTGGCGCAAGACTTCCGGTCCGGCCGGGTCTTTTTCGCACAGGGCGGCGGCGCGCACCCGGTCGGCGGCATGATCGGCGGCGGGTATCAGGCCGCACTCGGCCCCGGCGGGCCGCTCGGGCTGCCGACCGGCGACGAACGCGGACTGCCCGACGGCAAGGGCAGAATGCAGACCTTCCAGAACGGCTCGCTCTACTGGACGCCGCAGACCGGCGCCCAGGTGGTGCGCGGCGCCATCCTCGACGAGTGGGGCAAGCAGGGCTACGAGGGCGGGCCCGCGGGCTATCCCATCGCACCCGAGGTCACGACGCCGAACCGGGACGGCGCCGTGCAGGCCTTCGAGAACGGCCCGTTCTACTACAGTGCCAAGACCGGTGTGCACCGGGTGCAGGGCATGATCCTGGGCAAGTACGCCGAAATGGGTTACGAGAACAGCTGGCTCGGCTTCCCCGCCGCCGAGGAGCAGCCGCTGAAGGACCTCGGCCGGTACAGCCGTTTCGAGGGCGGCAATATCTATTGGAGCCCGCTGTCGGGTGCGTGGGCCGTGCGCAACGGCCCGATCATGGAGGCCTGGCAGGTGCTCGGCTATGAGAATGGCAAGCTCGGGTATCCGATCAGCGACGAGTTCCCCGTCCCCGGGGGTGTGCAGCAGAACTTCCAAACCGGGTTCATCATTGTGCGAGATGGCAAACCGGAGGTTCACGGCCTTTAA
- a CDS encoding LLM class F420-dependent oxidoreductase, whose translation MTEAAAPAGESTALGTPLRSFRFAAAGEGNKQEGGARKFIQTAQQAEEYGFDTFVVPDHLGDQIGPIAALGALTQATEKIRLGTSVLANGFRHPVVLAKDLATIDVLSKGRLEVGLGAGWKQDEFVAAGLPYETPGVRLAKLDEALTILDVLLRGQECTFEGKYYQVRGVKGTPRPRQGPRPPICTGGGGPKMLRLAAKHADIISVVPVTTKNGKGLLSGITLEKTIEKVNLIREAAGDRFADIELNWAITAIVITDDREKTAEMALSAIERGLHPDLEVDVKLSVEDILNSPYVAIGSFEEIAEQIRRVRQLTSMSYVGVFPTQMDAFAPVIPLLRDE comes from the coding sequence ATGACAGAAGCCGCCGCACCAGCCGGTGAGTCGACCGCGCTTGGTACGCCGTTGCGCAGCTTCCGCTTCGCGGCAGCCGGCGAGGGAAATAAGCAAGAAGGTGGCGCCCGCAAGTTCATCCAGACGGCGCAACAGGCCGAGGAGTACGGCTTCGACACCTTCGTCGTGCCCGATCACCTGGGTGACCAGATCGGCCCGATCGCGGCCCTCGGCGCGCTGACCCAGGCCACCGAGAAGATCCGCCTCGGAACATCGGTGCTGGCCAACGGTTTCCGGCACCCCGTGGTGCTGGCCAAGGATCTGGCCACCATCGACGTGCTGTCCAAAGGCAGGCTCGAGGTCGGCCTCGGCGCGGGCTGGAAGCAGGACGAGTTCGTCGCCGCGGGCCTGCCCTACGAGACGCCCGGCGTTCGGCTGGCGAAGCTCGACGAGGCGCTGACCATCCTGGACGTGCTGCTGCGCGGTCAGGAATGCACCTTCGAGGGCAAGTACTACCAGGTGCGCGGGGTCAAGGGCACGCCTCGGCCGCGGCAGGGTCCGCGTCCGCCGATCTGCACCGGCGGTGGCGGCCCGAAGATGCTGCGGCTGGCGGCCAAGCACGCCGACATCATCTCCGTCGTGCCGGTGACCACCAAGAACGGTAAAGGCCTCTTGTCGGGCATCACGCTCGAGAAGACGATCGAGAAGGTGAACCTGATCCGGGAAGCCGCCGGTGACCGGTTCGCCGACATCGAGCTGAACTGGGCCATCACCGCCATCGTGATCACCGACGATCGCGAGAAGACCGCTGAGATGGCGCTTTCCGCGATCGAGCGGGGCCTGCACCCGGATCTCGAGGTGGACGTGAAGCTTTCGGTCGAGGACATCCTCAACTCGCCGTATGTGGCCATCGGCAGCTTCGAGGAAATCGCCGAGCAGATCCGTCGTGTGCGCCAACTCACCTCGATGTCGTATGTCGGGGTCTTTCCCACCCAGATGGACGCATTCGCCCCCGTTATTCCCCTGCTGCGAGACGAGTGA
- a CDS encoding DUF732 domain-containing protein, with amino-acid sequence MQRTRGKVFGVVVAIAATGLLAACGGNDSTASSTPTLTRTTAATQPPASSTTSADTGQQAPAPEPEQTPEATVAPERPQPVPAEAAPPADTSKLSDKDKKYLDALKQQGVTPSTPDIALSVANYVCQGSASGASDQDLMTFVSAMAGSDPSFDPAKMPVEKAGQIYISAAKQTYCQ; translated from the coding sequence ATGCAGAGGACCCGTGGAAAGGTATTCGGCGTTGTTGTGGCGATCGCCGCTACCGGCCTGCTTGCCGCCTGTGGCGGCAACGACTCGACCGCGTCGAGCACGCCGACGCTGACCCGCACCACGGCGGCGACGCAGCCGCCCGCCTCGTCCACCACCAGCGCGGACACCGGACAGCAGGCGCCGGCCCCCGAACCCGAGCAGACGCCGGAAGCCACGGTGGCACCCGAGCGGCCCCAGCCGGTGCCCGCCGAAGCGGCGCCGCCCGCCGACACCTCGAAGCTCAGCGACAAGGACAAGAAGTACCTCGACGCGCTGAAGCAGCAGGGCGTCACCCCGTCCACCCCTGATATCGCGCTGAGCGTGGCGAACTACGTCTGCCAGGGCAGCGCGTCCGGTGCGTCCGATCAGGACCTGATGACCTTCGTGAGCGCGATGGCCGGTTCCGATCCGTCCTTCGATCCGGCGAAGATGCCGGTGGAGAAGGCCGGGCAGATCTACATCAGCGCCGCGAAGCAGACGTACTGCCAGTGA